In one Kitasatospora cineracea genomic region, the following are encoded:
- a CDS encoding PLD nuclease N-terminal domain-containing protein produces the protein MLRVVPVVALLALWVWAFIDCLTTPEDEVRHLPKVVWVIIVLFFPLVGSIAWLVAGRDRTGARRRQVSRPSGPTAGYPEYERPRRPLAPDDDPEFLASLKRGNERHEDMLKQWEADLRRREEELRRGEDRPGEGDRPKG, from the coding sequence GTGCTGAGAGTCGTGCCCGTGGTCGCGCTGCTGGCCCTGTGGGTGTGGGCGTTCATCGACTGCCTGACCACCCCCGAGGACGAGGTCCGCCACCTGCCGAAGGTGGTGTGGGTGATCATCGTGCTGTTCTTCCCGCTGGTCGGCTCGATCGCCTGGCTGGTGGCCGGCCGCGACCGCACCGGGGCCCGCCGCCGGCAGGTGTCCCGGCCGTCCGGTCCGACCGCCGGGTACCCGGAGTACGAGCGCCCGCGGCGGCCGCTCGCCCCGGACGACGACCCGGAGTTCCTGGCCTCGCTGAAGCGCGGCAACGAGCGGCACGAGGACATGCTCAAGCAGTGGGAGGCGGACCTGCGCCGCCGCGAGGAGGAGCTGCGCCGGGGCGAGGACCGCCCCGGGGAGGGCGACCGCCCCAAGGGCTGA
- a CDS encoding menaquinone biosynthesis decarboxylase, with translation MAYDDLRSFLRALEREGDLKRIKVEVDPHLEVGEIVDRVQKAKGPALLFENVKGSAMPLAMNVFGTERRLSKALGLKSPDDIAEKIGGLLKPELPQGFTGFREAFGKLATMAHVPPRNVKSGDAPVHEVVLTGEDVDLEQLPALFTWPLDGGSFFNLGLTHTKDPDSGVRNLGLYRLQRHDRRTIGMHWQIHKDSRNHAAVAAKRGERLPVAIAFGCPPAVTYAATAPLPGDIDEYLFAGFVAGERVRMVDCKTVPLQVPADAEVVLEGWLEPGELLPEGPFGDHTGFYTPQEPFPALTIDCVTMRRRPVLQSIVVGRPPTEDGPLGKFTERFFLPLLKVIIPDIVDYDLPEAGGFHNCVIVSIDKKYPKHAQKVMHAIWGAHMMSLTKLIVVVDADCDVHDYQEVAWRALGNVDYSRDLSVVEGPVDHLDHASYQQFWGGKAGIDATRKLPEEGYTRDGGWPEMVASDPETAARVTRRWKEYGL, from the coding sequence ATGGCATACGACGATCTCCGTTCCTTCCTCCGGGCACTGGAGCGGGAAGGCGACCTCAAACGGATCAAGGTCGAGGTCGACCCCCACCTGGAGGTCGGCGAGATCGTCGACCGGGTGCAGAAGGCCAAGGGCCCCGCGCTGCTCTTCGAGAACGTCAAGGGCTCGGCGATGCCGCTGGCCATGAACGTCTTCGGCACCGAGCGGCGGCTGTCCAAGGCGCTCGGCCTGAAGTCGCCCGACGACATCGCGGAGAAGATCGGCGGCCTGCTCAAGCCCGAACTGCCGCAGGGCTTCACCGGGTTCCGGGAGGCGTTCGGCAAGCTCGCCACGATGGCGCACGTCCCGCCGCGGAACGTGAAGTCCGGCGACGCGCCCGTCCACGAGGTGGTGCTCACCGGCGAGGACGTCGACCTGGAGCAGCTGCCCGCGCTGTTCACCTGGCCGCTGGACGGCGGCTCCTTCTTCAACCTCGGCCTCACCCACACCAAGGACCCGGACTCCGGCGTCCGCAACCTCGGCCTGTACCGGCTGCAGCGGCACGACAGGCGCACCATCGGCATGCACTGGCAGATCCACAAGGACAGCCGCAACCACGCCGCGGTGGCCGCCAAGCGCGGCGAGAGGCTGCCGGTGGCGATCGCCTTCGGCTGCCCGCCCGCCGTCACCTACGCCGCCACCGCGCCGCTGCCCGGCGACATCGACGAGTACCTGTTCGCCGGCTTCGTCGCGGGGGAGCGGGTCCGGATGGTCGACTGCAAGACCGTCCCGCTGCAGGTCCCGGCGGACGCCGAGGTGGTGCTGGAGGGCTGGCTGGAGCCGGGCGAACTGCTGCCCGAGGGCCCGTTCGGCGACCACACCGGCTTCTACACCCCGCAGGAGCCGTTCCCGGCGCTGACCATCGACTGCGTCACGATGCGCCGCCGCCCGGTCCTGCAGTCCATCGTGGTCGGCCGCCCGCCCACCGAGGACGGCCCGCTCGGCAAGTTCACCGAGCGCTTCTTCCTGCCGCTGCTCAAGGTGATCATCCCGGACATCGTCGACTACGACCTGCCCGAGGCCGGCGGCTTCCACAACTGCGTGATCGTCTCGATCGACAAGAAGTACCCGAAGCACGCCCAGAAGGTCATGCACGCCATCTGGGGCGCCCACATGATGTCGCTCACCAAGCTGATCGTCGTGGTGGACGCCGACTGCGACGTCCACGACTACCAGGAGGTCGCCTGGCGGGCCCTGGGCAACGTCGACTACAGCCGGGACCTCTCGGTCGTCGAGGGCCCGGTCGACCACCTCGACCACGCCTCCTACCAGCAGTTCTGGGGCGGCAAGGCGGGCATCGACGCCACCCGCAAGCTCCCCGAGGAGGGCTACACCCGCGACGGCGGCTGGCCCGAGATGGTCGCCTCCGACCCGGAGACCGCCGCCCGGGTCACCCGCCGCTGGAAGGAGTACGGACTGTGA
- the mqnP gene encoding menaquinone biosynthesis prenyltransferase MqnP: MTTADAFEAPPSRTRAFLRLVAIEHSVFALPFAYTAALTAMFLADRSVHWRELLLVTICMVGLRTFAMAANRIIDREIDARNPRTAGRELVTGAVSVRTAYVGSAIALVVFLGSAALLNTLCLLLAPIAVVPMVVYPYGKRFTDFPQAILGLAQAMGPIGAWLAVTGTWSWDAVVLGLAVGIWIGGFDLIYACQDVAADRGTGVRSVPARFGIPAAINGARVCHAITTALLAWYAVLTDAGAFFWCGLAVVAGAFVYEHTIVKPHDLSRLNRAFFSTNGFVGISLFAFALIDLISRGLTV; the protein is encoded by the coding sequence GTGACCACCGCCGACGCGTTCGAGGCCCCGCCGAGCCGGACCCGGGCCTTCCTGCGCCTGGTCGCCATCGAGCACTCGGTGTTCGCGCTGCCCTTCGCCTACACCGCCGCGCTCACCGCGATGTTCCTCGCCGACAGGTCCGTGCACTGGCGCGAACTGCTGCTGGTCACGATCTGCATGGTCGGCCTGCGGACCTTCGCGATGGCCGCCAACCGGATCATCGACCGCGAGATCGACGCCCGGAACCCGCGCACCGCCGGCCGCGAACTCGTCACCGGCGCCGTCTCGGTGCGCACCGCGTACGTCGGCTCGGCGATCGCCCTGGTGGTCTTCCTCGGCTCGGCCGCGCTGCTCAACACCCTCTGCCTGCTGCTGGCCCCGATCGCCGTCGTCCCGATGGTGGTCTACCCCTACGGCAAGCGGTTCACCGACTTCCCGCAGGCCATCCTCGGCCTGGCCCAGGCGATGGGCCCGATCGGGGCCTGGCTGGCCGTCACCGGCACCTGGTCCTGGGACGCGGTGGTGCTCGGCCTCGCGGTCGGCATCTGGATCGGCGGCTTCGACCTGATCTACGCCTGCCAGGACGTCGCCGCCGACCGCGGCACGGGCGTCCGCTCGGTGCCCGCCCGGTTCGGCATCCCAGCCGCGATCAACGGGGCCAGGGTCTGCCACGCGATCACCACCGCGCTGCTGGCCTGGTACGCGGTGCTGACCGACGCGGGCGCGTTCTTCTGGTGCGGGCTCGCCGTGGTGGCGGGCGCGTTCGTCTACGAGCACACCATCGTCAAGCCGCACGACCTGTCCCGGCTGAACCGGGCGTTCTTCTCCACCAACGGGTTCGTGGGCATCTCGCTGTTCGCCTTCGCCCTGATCGACCTGATCAGCCGCGGGCTGACGGTCTGA